From Pseudomonas sp. stari2, a single genomic window includes:
- a CDS encoding chemotaxis protein, which yields MSSNKARADSLSLLLFTLRSGKLMAINLLKVSEIIPCPPLTKLPESHPHVKGIATLRGASLSVIDLSRAIGERPLEDPNGGCLIVTDVSRSKQGLHVQAVSKIVHCLTTDIKPPPFGSGGSRAYITGVTSVDGTLVQVLDIEKVIHGIAPAQIDMAPTELSMEDAEVLGNARILVVDDSQVALQQSVHTLRNLGLQCHTARSAKEAIDCLLDLQGTAQQINLIVSDIEMSEMDGYAFTRTLRETPDFAHLYVLLHTSLDSAMNSEKARLAGANGVLTKFSSPELTHCLIEAAKHVAAHGH from the coding sequence ATGTCTTCCAACAAAGCCCGCGCAGATTCACTTTCGCTTCTGCTGTTTACCTTGCGCAGCGGCAAGCTGATGGCGATCAACCTGCTGAAGGTCAGTGAAATCATCCCCTGCCCGCCGCTGACCAAGCTGCCGGAGTCGCACCCCCACGTCAAAGGCATCGCCACTTTGCGCGGCGCTTCGCTGTCGGTGATCGACCTGAGCCGTGCCATCGGCGAGCGGCCGCTGGAAGACCCGAACGGCGGCTGCCTGATCGTCACTGACGTCAGCCGTTCGAAGCAGGGTCTGCACGTACAGGCGGTGAGCAAAATCGTGCATTGCCTGACCACCGACATCAAACCGCCGCCGTTCGGTTCCGGCGGTTCCCGCGCCTACATCACTGGCGTGACCTCGGTGGACGGCACGCTGGTGCAGGTGCTGGACATCGAAAAAGTCATCCACGGCATCGCCCCGGCGCAGATCGACATGGCCCCGACCGAGCTGAGCATGGAAGACGCCGAAGTGCTGGGCAACGCGCGAATCCTGGTGGTCGACGACAGTCAGGTGGCGTTGCAGCAATCGGTGCACACCCTGCGCAACCTCGGCCTGCAATGCCACACCGCCCGCAGCGCCAAGGAAGCCATCGACTGCCTGCTGGACCTGCAAGGCACGGCGCAGCAGATCAACCTGATCGTTTCCGACATCGAAATGTCCGAGATGGACGGCTACGCCTTCACCCGCACCCTGCGCGAGACGCCGGACTTCGCCCACCTCTACGTGCTGCTGCACACCTCGCTGGACAGCGCGATGAACAGCGAAAAGGCCCGCCTTGCTGGCGCCAACGGGGTGCTGACCAAGTTCTCCTCACCCGAGCTGACCCACTGCCTGATCGAAGCGGCCAAACACGTCGCCGCCCATGGACACTGA
- a CDS encoding GNAT family N-acetyltransferase produces MRRNLSQDVPAIDWPQGIELCNYRPELAPAAHQLMQLGYREGGGRVPALDVWQQQYETDAEYDPALCFIASDADGVIGVAQCWTSSYIKNLVVHPRAQERGLGRALLLHAFKVFQDRREGFVDLKVLEDNLRARQLYEKSGMYVVRRELVPD; encoded by the coding sequence ATGCGGCGCAACCTGAGCCAGGACGTGCCGGCCATCGACTGGCCGCAAGGCATCGAACTCTGCAACTATCGTCCGGAACTGGCACCGGCAGCGCATCAACTGATGCAGCTCGGTTACCGCGAAGGCGGCGGCCGGGTGCCCGCGCTGGACGTCTGGCAGCAACAATATGAAACGGACGCCGAATACGATCCGGCGCTGTGTTTCATCGCCAGCGATGCCGACGGCGTCATCGGTGTGGCGCAATGCTGGACCAGTTCCTACATCAAGAATCTGGTGGTGCATCCCCGGGCTCAGGAGCGCGGACTGGGTCGCGCGCTACTGCTGCATGCGTTCAAGGTTTTTCAGGATCGGCGCGAGGGCTTTGTCGATCTGAAAGTGCTGGAAGACAACCTGCGTGCGCGACAGCTGTATGAAAAGTCTGGAATGTATGTGGTCCGCCGGGAATTGGTACCGGACTGA
- a CDS encoding YkgJ family cysteine cluster protein has translation MNTTFSCVGCGKCCTDHHVPLTLAETRMWAADGGQVIVLVEAFLANGLGLPEQQREHAQRRSAVVRSGNSDAHVAITFAAYNVGPCRNLDEDKLCRIYERRPLVCRIYPAEINPHISLNPAAKDCPPESWEQGPELIVGGELVDQELVTLIQRSRQADRDDIRVKDAICGALGIRTTALKGDGFTAYLPDMSVFASVIDQVTAQPLSDVSSEWLFHLSGDDVAGQVLAAGAQVVTEPPQTYAFISLRAA, from the coding sequence ATGAATACGACGTTCTCCTGCGTAGGTTGCGGCAAATGCTGCACCGATCACCATGTGCCCCTGACACTGGCCGAAACCCGTATGTGGGCAGCTGACGGCGGTCAGGTGATCGTGCTGGTGGAGGCGTTTCTCGCCAACGGCCTGGGCCTGCCGGAACAGCAGCGTGAGCATGCGCAGCGTCGTTCGGCGGTGGTACGCAGCGGAAACTCCGACGCCCATGTGGCCATCACCTTCGCCGCCTACAACGTCGGGCCCTGCCGGAATCTTGACGAAGACAAGCTGTGCCGCATCTACGAGCGCCGGCCGCTGGTGTGTCGCATCTATCCCGCCGAAATCAATCCGCACATTTCGCTGAACCCTGCCGCCAAGGACTGCCCACCAGAATCGTGGGAACAGGGACCTGAACTGATCGTCGGTGGCGAGCTGGTCGATCAGGAGCTGGTCACGCTGATCCAGCGCTCCCGTCAGGCCGATCGCGATGACATCCGGGTCAAGGATGCGATTTGCGGGGCGCTTGGTATCCGCACCACGGCACTCAAGGGCGACGGGTTTACCGCGTATCTACCGGACATGAGCGTGTTTGCCTCGGTGATCGATCAGGTCACCGCGCAACCATTGAGCGACGTTTCCAGTGAATGGCTGTTTCACCTCTCCGGTGATGATGTCGCCGGACAAGTGCTGGCGGCCGGGGCACAGGTGGTGACCGAACCGCCGCAGACTTACGCGTTCATTTCCCTGCGCGCGGCCTAG
- a CDS encoding PAS domain-containing methyl-accepting chemotaxis protein: protein MKINLPVTGRNVDVAPDANILSTTDLTSAITYANDDFIKISGYSRDELLGTPHNLLRHPDMPAQAFAHMWQTLKRGRSWMGLVKNRCKNGDHYWVSAYVTPVTQNGAAVEFQSVRTRPDARQIAAAERAYARLREGRVARWQRLPVLGLRAKIMALTSSVLAVVLGMEAWLRPESMGIEAAALVAGSGACALGVGWLLGPLERLTERARVIADNPLSQGIYTGRRDQFGQIEFALQMLEAQVGAVVGRIGDASQRLAGHAAQLADHLHSSHTSTLAQQAETDQVAAAIHQMAASVAEVASHAQQASVAADMAGTETREGHLLVGESRSAVLRLAEELGRATEVIHQLEGHSSEISGVLEVIRSIAEQTNLLALNAAIEAARAGDAGRGFAVVADEVRGLAQRTQQSTNEIQRMISTLQNGARDAVLVMQQSSEHVDNSVEQAQRAARALDGISGRVEQITEMSLQIAAAVEEQSAVSEDINRNIVSIRTACELTVDEGRQSQLNSQDVAGLAGDLRSLAREFWGRRQGS, encoded by the coding sequence ATGAAGATCAATCTCCCGGTGACCGGGCGCAATGTCGATGTTGCGCCGGATGCGAACATTCTCTCGACCACCGATCTGACCAGCGCGATCACCTACGCCAACGACGACTTCATCAAGATCAGCGGTTACAGCCGCGATGAGCTGCTGGGCACGCCGCATAACCTGCTGCGTCATCCGGACATGCCCGCGCAGGCGTTTGCCCATATGTGGCAGACGCTCAAGCGCGGGCGGTCGTGGATGGGGCTGGTGAAGAATCGCTGCAAGAACGGTGATCACTATTGGGTCAGTGCCTATGTCACGCCGGTTACGCAGAATGGTGCGGCGGTGGAGTTTCAGTCGGTGCGCACGCGGCCGGATGCACGGCAGATTGCGGCGGCGGAGCGGGCGTATGCGCGGTTGCGCGAGGGGCGGGTGGCGCGGTGGCAGCGGCTGCCGGTGTTGGGTTTGCGGGCGAAGATCATGGCGTTGACCAGTTCGGTGCTGGCGGTGGTGCTGGGGATGGAAGCCTGGCTGCGGCCTGAATCCATGGGCATCGAAGCCGCTGCGCTGGTGGCTGGCAGTGGGGCGTGTGCGCTGGGCGTGGGTTGGTTACTGGGGCCCTTGGAGCGGCTGACCGAGCGTGCTCGGGTGATTGCTGATAACCCGTTGAGTCAGGGCATTTATACCGGGCGGCGGGATCAGTTCGGGCAGATCGAGTTTGCCTTGCAGATGCTTGAAGCGCAGGTCGGTGCGGTGGTCGGGCGGATCGGTGATGCGTCGCAACGGCTGGCCGGGCATGCGGCGCAGTTGGCCGATCATCTGCACAGCAGTCATACCAGTACGCTGGCGCAGCAGGCGGAAACCGATCAGGTGGCGGCGGCGATTCATCAGATGGCGGCCAGTGTGGCGGAGGTGGCCAGCCATGCGCAGCAAGCGTCGGTGGCGGCTGATATGGCGGGGACGGAAACCCGTGAGGGGCATCTGTTGGTCGGCGAGAGTCGCAGTGCGGTGTTGCGACTGGCGGAAGAGTTGGGCCGGGCGACAGAGGTGATTCATCAGCTCGAAGGCCACAGCAGCGAGATTTCCGGGGTGCTGGAGGTGATTCGCAGCATCGCCGAGCAGACCAATCTGTTGGCGCTCAACGCTGCGATCGAAGCCGCGCGGGCCGGGGATGCCGGGCGCGGATTTGCGGTGGTGGCCGATGAGGTGCGGGGGCTGGCCCAGCGCACGCAGCAGTCGACCAACGAGATTCAACGGATGATCAGCACCCTGCAGAACGGCGCGCGGGATGCGGTGCTGGTGATGCAGCAGAGCAGCGAACATGTGGATAACAGTGTCGAACAGGCGCAACGCGCGGCCCGGGCGCTGGACGGGATCAGCGGCCGGGTCGAGCAGATCACCGAGATGAGCCTGCAGATTGCCGCAGCGGTCGAGGAGCAAAGTGCGGTGAGCGAGGACATCAACCGCAACATCGTCAGTATTCGCACCGCGTGTGAGCTGACGGTGGATGAAGGGCGCCAGAGCCAGCTCAACTCACAGGATGTGGCGGGGCTGGCGGGGGATTTGCGTTCGCTGGCGCGGGAGTTCTGGGGGCGGAGGCAGGGATCCTAG
- a CDS encoding type 1 fimbrial protein, translated as MKLKIVISAALVLLPLCVFAASQTSSGEIRFSGRIVDSGCEVGRVGTLGSRESRQVEVKPGLTLDVDSYRNACSHEALPLSVTYEALKTSSDKGIVTISYL; from the coding sequence ATGAAGTTGAAAATCGTAATATCGGCTGCGCTTGTCTTGCTTCCGCTTTGTGTCTTTGCCGCGTCGCAGACGAGTTCCGGTGAGATCCGGTTCAGCGGGCGGATTGTTGATTCCGGTTGTGAGGTGGGGCGTGTCGGGACGTTGGGTTCGAGGGAGTCGCGGCAGGTTGAGGTCAAGCCTGGCCTGACGCTTGATGTCGATTCCTATCGCAATGCGTGCAGTCATGAGGCGTTGCCGTTGTCCGTCACGTATGAGGCGCTGAAGACTTCGAGCGACAAGGGCATTGTCACCATCAGTTATCTGTAA
- a CDS encoding efflux RND transporter periplasmic adaptor subunit: MQIQKKKALLATLLIALAAAGLWYAVKPAPAKLAAPTAIPVRVVAVSEKDVPRYTSGIGSVLSLHSVVVRPQIDGILTKLLVKEGQLVKQGDLLATIDDRSIRASLDQARAQLGESQAQLQVALVNLKRYKLLSVDDGVSKQTYDQQQALVNQLKATAQGNQASIDAAQVQLSYTQIRSPVTGRVGIRTVDEGNFLRMTDTQGLFTVTQIDPIAVEFSLPQQMLPTLQSLINDPQRAQVKAYIGADTDGETGNLLGEGHLTLIDNQINANTGTIRAKAEFDNPNQKLWPGLLVTVKIQTALDKDALVVPPTVVQRGLDQHFVYRVNGDKVEAVQVQMVYQGSGQDIIKGVNPGDVLVSDGQSRLKPGSTVQVMSEPPQVVQAEPKP; this comes from the coding sequence ATGCAAATCCAGAAGAAAAAGGCCCTGCTCGCCACCCTGCTGATCGCCCTCGCAGCCGCCGGCCTGTGGTATGCGGTAAAACCCGCCCCGGCCAAACTCGCCGCCCCGACTGCGATCCCGGTCAGGGTCGTCGCCGTCAGCGAAAAAGACGTCCCCCGCTACACCAGCGGCATCGGCTCCGTGCTTTCGTTGCACAGCGTGGTGGTGCGCCCACAGATCGACGGCATCCTCACCAAGCTGTTGGTCAAGGAAGGTCAGCTGGTAAAACAGGGCGACCTGCTCGCCACCATCGACGACCGCTCGATCCGCGCCAGCCTCGACCAGGCCCGGGCACAACTGGGCGAAAGCCAGGCGCAACTGCAAGTCGCTCTGGTCAACCTCAAGCGCTACAAACTGCTGAGCGTCGACGACGGCGTATCGAAGCAGACCTACGACCAGCAACAGGCACTGGTCAACCAGCTCAAGGCCACTGCTCAGGGCAATCAGGCCTCGATTGACGCGGCTCAAGTACAACTTTCCTACACCCAGATTCGCTCTCCGGTCACCGGCCGCGTCGGGATTCGCACGGTCGACGAAGGCAACTTCCTGCGCATGACCGACACCCAGGGTCTGTTCACCGTGACCCAGATCGACCCGATCGCTGTCGAGTTCTCCCTGCCCCAGCAAATGCTGCCGACCCTGCAGAGCCTGATCAACGATCCGCAGCGTGCTCAGGTCAAGGCCTACATCGGCGCCGACACCGACGGCGAAACCGGCAACCTGCTCGGCGAAGGTCACTTGACCCTGATAGACAACCAGATCAACGCCAACACCGGCACCATTCGCGCCAAGGCCGAATTCGACAACCCCAACCAGAAACTCTGGCCCGGCCTGCTGGTGACGGTAAAGATTCAGACGGCACTGGACAAAGATGCGCTGGTGGTCCCGCCCACCGTCGTACAACGCGGGCTGGATCAACACTTCGTGTACCGGGTCAACGGCGACAAGGTTGAAGCGGTGCAAGTGCAGATGGTTTATCAGGGCAGCGGTCAGGACATCATCAAGGGCGTGAACCCCGGCGACGTATTGGTCAGTGACGGCCAGTCACGGCTCAAACCCGGTTCGACCGTGCAGGTCATGAGCGAGCCGCCGCAGGTGGTGCAAGCGGAGCCCAAGCCATGA